The following are from one region of the Lacinutrix sp. Bg11-31 genome:
- a CDS encoding M28 family peptidase, translated as MKILSILSLLTLFISCDSTKKRAETNTETTQETVITKPVAKTIDFVSPEELKSIVSFLASDELDGRDTGSEGINEAANYIETKFKAYGLKPYLETYRDNFKFGELDAYNVIGYLEGTDPKLKDEFIIIGAHYDHIGTAKDVNGDTIANGANDNAAGTSGVLSFAKYFSEKKTNKRSIIFATFTAEEKGLLGSKHLAERLKESDINLYTMINIEMIGVPFVGRDYEAFITGYELSNLAQKMNDYAGEKLIGASDVAKKYGLFKRSDNYAFYQEFKVPSHTVSSCDLTNFDFYHHVDDEVDKLDYNFMARLINKLAPVLEQMANAPTQDIKMNE; from the coding sequence ATGAAAATACTTTCAATCCTTAGCCTTTTAACCTTGTTTATAAGTTGCGATTCTACAAAAAAAAGAGCAGAAACAAATACTGAAACAACTCAAGAGACTGTTATAACAAAACCAGTAGCCAAAACTATAGATTTTGTTAGTCCAGAAGAATTAAAAAGTATTGTTTCGTTTTTGGCTTCCGATGAGTTAGACGGAAGAGACACTGGAAGCGAAGGTATAAACGAAGCTGCAAATTATATAGAAACCAAGTTTAAGGCTTATGGTTTAAAACCGTATTTAGAAACGTATAGAGATAATTTTAAATTTGGAGAACTAGATGCATACAATGTTATTGGTTATCTAGAAGGAACAGATCCAAAACTTAAAGACGAGTTTATTATTATTGGCGCACATTACGATCATATTGGTACTGCAAAAGATGTTAATGGAGACACGATTGCAAATGGAGCAAACGATAATGCTGCAGGAACAAGTGGTGTATTATCTTTTGCAAAGTATTTTTCTGAAAAGAAAACCAATAAAAGAAGTATCATTTTTGCAACCTTTACTGCTGAAGAAAAAGGTTTATTAGGTTCTAAGCATTTAGCTGAAAGATTAAAAGAAAGTGATATCAATCTATATACAATGATTAATATTGAAATGATTGGTGTACCATTTGTAGGTAGAGATTACGAAGCCTTTATTACTGGTTACGAACTATCTAATCTAGCCCAAAAAATGAATGATTATGCGGGTGAAAAACTTATTGGGGCTTCAGATGTAGCAAAAAAATATGGATTATTTAAGCGCTCAGATAATTATGCTTTTTATCAAGAATTTAAAGTGCCAAGTCATACAGTATCATCTTGCGATTTAACAAACTTCGATTTTTATCATCACGTAGACGATGAGGTCGATAAGTTAGATTACAACTTTATGGCAAGATTAATAAACAAATTAGCGCCAGTTTTAGAGCAAATGGCTAATGCTCCAACACAAGATATTAAAATGAATGAGTAA
- a CDS encoding SDR family oxidoreductase, which produces MSKNIIITGTSRGIGFELVHLLANQGHNVLALSRNAQPVSNLHFDNIESFAFDLGKKEDYKKVEAYVSKEWKHVDILINNAGALLNKPFAETTMEDFEYVYKTNVFGVAEMTRCVLPFMKKESHVITISSMGGVQGSVKFPGLSAYSSSKGAVVTLTELLAEEYKETGPSFNVLALGAVQTEMLEEAFPGYQAPTTALEIAKYIADFSLNGNKYYNGKMLQVSNSTP; this is translated from the coding sequence ATGAGTAAGAATATAATTATTACAGGAACAAGTAGAGGTATTGGTTTTGAGTTGGTACATTTATTAGCCAATCAAGGTCATAATGTGTTAGCATTATCAAGAAACGCACAACCAGTTAGTAATTTGCATTTCGATAATATAGAGTCTTTTGCTTTCGATCTAGGTAAAAAAGAAGACTACAAAAAAGTAGAAGCGTATGTTTCTAAAGAGTGGAAACATGTAGATATACTTATTAATAATGCAGGTGCTTTATTAAATAAACCATTTGCAGAAACTACGATGGAAGATTTCGAGTATGTTTATAAAACTAACGTTTTTGGAGTTGCAGAGATGACACGTTGTGTTTTGCCTTTCATGAAAAAAGAAAGCCACGTTATTACCATAAGTTCTATGGGTGGCGTGCAAGGTAGCGTTAAGTTCCCAGGTTTATCTGCTTACAGTTCTAGTAAAGGTGCTGTAGTAACTTTAACAGAGCTCTTAGCCGAAGAATATAAAGAAACTGGACCAAGCTTTAATGTGCTTGCCTTAGGAGCTGTACAGACCGAAATGCTAGAAGAGGCCTTCCCTGGTTATCAAGCACCAACAACGGCATTAGAAATAGCGAAATATATAGCAGATTTTTCTTTAAATGGGAATAAATATTATAATGGGAAAATGTTACAGGTCTCTAATTCAACACCTTAA
- a CDS encoding ice-binding family protein: MIQSITENSIISTTSTTDLLITGMTLSPASGTYLTFFNAQLVSSKTFSSEQGVTDASNLYNELMAYPGGVPHALAFGSGETLLPGVYDVAGAPSIAGILTLDGGGDPNSVFIIRGPGAFTTGVGTTVNLIGNAKAENIFWVSNAAMSTAANTMMKGTMLGGGTGAGAVSLGADSNLEGRLLTKLGAVTLGANVVITVPTGIAPVNLGVLASFAMWSSSGAVSDTATSTTTGDVGTALGTLTMTGTHIGEEYPAGTISSTSTTTYSIYKNGAEVLNSSRTHNVQISTVSLQEMVTVTAGDTIEIRWKVDAGEAILNHRVLSLIRSGNGSF, encoded by the coding sequence ATGATTCAATCTATAACTGAGAACAGCATTATTAGCACCACATCCACTACTGATTTATTAATAACAGGGATGACATTATCACCTGCTTCTGGTACATACTTAACTTTCTTTAATGCTCAATTAGTTAGCAGTAAAACATTTAGCTCCGAACAAGGTGTTACTGATGCATCAAATTTATATAATGAATTAATGGCATACCCTGGCGGTGTACCTCATGCTTTAGCATTTGGTAGCGGTGAAACTTTGCTGCCAGGTGTCTATGACGTAGCTGGTGCTCCCTCTATTGCTGGAATCCTTACATTAGATGGTGGTGGAGACCCAAATTCAGTCTTTATTATTAGGGGTCCTGGTGCATTTACTACTGGTGTCGGCACAACGGTAAACTTGATTGGAAATGCAAAAGCCGAAAATATATTCTGGGTATCTAATGCCGCTATGTCAACAGCTGCTAATACTATGATGAAAGGAACTATGCTTGGTGGAGGAACAGGTGCTGGAGCTGTTTCATTAGGAGCTGATTCGAACCTTGAAGGAAGGCTACTCACAAAGTTAGGAGCAGTAACACTTGGAGCGAACGTTGTTATCACAGTTCCAACAGGTATTGCGCCCGTTAATTTGGGAGTTCTTGCTTCATTTGCTATGTGGAGTTCTTCGGGAGCAGTCTCAGACACTGCAACTTCTACAACCACGGGAGATGTGGGTACTGCATTAGGAACTTTAACTATGACTGGTACACATATTGGGGAAGAATATCCTGCTGGAACAATAAGTAGCACCAGTACTACTACGTATAGTATTTATAAAAATGGTGCAGAAGTGCTAAATTCGAGTAGAACCCATAATGTACAAATCTCAACAGTATCTCTTCAGGAGATGGTTACTGTAACCGCAGGCGATACTATTGAAATTAGGTGGAAAGTTGATGCTGGTGAGGCGATACTTAACCATAGAGTTTTATCTTTAATTCGTTCGGGAAATGGATCGTTTTAA
- a CDS encoding DUF5677 domain-containing protein has protein sequence MNELHKIEPKYSKTELTKFKDKNQFMDAYVELLKQTITLLFLIVGDRYCEGKEGVPRKINRNEAIIGGNLTRLIKLNTSFLENICNGKLEICCIINRCIAETAINTQFMIVEGEENVLKNYIKYSLITEKQLWNTIKENVKDRNDEKLHIEERMQKSIERSFDSSDFDLENVNRSSKWKSISKRAESVAGHQFYNIFYGIGSHSIHGNWQDILSNNLTRENDEFKVNLEWNRPRPQIMDGAIGMNLLLTKSFVEKENLKESKSYLEKQSF, from the coding sequence TTGAACGAACTTCATAAAATAGAACCAAAATATTCAAAAACTGAATTAACTAAATTCAAAGATAAAAATCAGTTTATGGATGCTTATGTTGAATTATTAAAGCAAACTATTACTTTATTATTCCTAATAGTTGGAGACAGATATTGCGAAGGAAAAGAAGGAGTTCCAAGAAAAATTAATCGGAATGAAGCCATAATTGGTGGAAACCTAACTCGGTTAATAAAATTAAACACTTCATTTCTTGAAAATATTTGCAATGGTAAATTAGAAATATGTTGCATTATTAATAGATGTATTGCTGAAACGGCTATTAACACACAATTCATGATAGTTGAAGGAGAAGAAAATGTATTGAAGAATTACATTAAATATTCACTCATAACCGAAAAGCAATTGTGGAATACCATTAAAGAAAATGTAAAGGATAGAAATGATGAAAAATTACATATTGAAGAAAGAATGCAAAAATCAATTGAAAGGAGTTTCGACTCTTCGGATTTTGATTTAGAAAACGTAAACAGAAGTTCAAAATGGAAGTCAATTTCAAAAAGAGCAGAAAGTGTTGCAGGACACCAGTTTTATAATATTTTTTATGGTATCGGAAGTCATTCAATTCACGGAAATTGGCAAGATATATTATCAAATAATTTAACAAGAGAAAATGACGAATTTAAAGTAAACCTTGAATGGAATAGACCAAGACCACAGATAATGGATGGAGCAATTGGAATGAATTTATTATTGACAAAATCTTTCGTTGAAAAAGAGAATTTAAAAGAGTCAAAATCTTATCTGGAAAAACAGAGCTTTTAA
- a CDS encoding T9SS type B sorting domain-containing protein: protein MSVNAQNISVDSQTYTPQQLIEDILIDSDCISSINNISVVGGDFGGTDQSYGYFDATGTTFPFQSGVVLSTGRLSNVPGPNANLSDDDATNWTGDIDLETALQESNTTNATIIEFDFITLADQISFRYLFASEEYQEGDSNTCQYSDLFGFLIKPASAQVSDYENIALVPGTQTPVKVTTVHSGIPGACNPINETYFEGWNPESATSTSSINFNGQTTILTATATTIPNVTYHVKLVIADEQNYRFDSAVFLEAGSFELNTDLGPDRLLATNNPVCGTETITLDATQTGIPTYTWFQDGVQQTTETSNTLDVVGTGTYNVEVTLDNGCISYGEITLEYAPLPNISNTTLFECDANQDGFTTYNLYDASDSVTNNDTDLGVLDFYTSSADANLETNPITNPNNFNNTSVTQPVYALVVSQTSGCKAIAEVILDISTNTLTLQDVNACDDEIVDGFSTFNLNDVRTTLQFQVPANATITFYTSSADAFTETNSINGNFSNTIQDSQTIFVKVVTDTNQCYAISELTLNILFTPQLPEDESFLYCLNSFPNTINLVGGVTNDIANNHYYQWLFNGTDTGITTPFFEANQIGVYTVIVTDPNGCSNTRDLTLVPSNEPTIDNLEFTELTTNNTATITVSGEGDYEFAIDNENGFYQNENTFSNLEPGFHTIYVRDKNDCGNTFIEFSLLGFLQYFTPNGDNVHETWGIIDNKNKIKRTSIFNRYGKLLTQLKATKRWDGTFKGRLMPTSDYWYVIELKDGTVLKGHFSLVR, encoded by the coding sequence ATGTCTGTAAACGCACAGAACATCTCAGTAGATAGTCAAACCTATACTCCACAACAACTTATTGAAGACATTTTAATAGATAGCGATTGTATTTCTAGTATAAATAATATCTCTGTGGTTGGTGGAGACTTTGGAGGAACAGACCAGAGCTATGGTTATTTTGATGCTACTGGCACAACGTTTCCTTTTCAAAGTGGTGTAGTTTTAAGCACAGGAAGACTAAGTAATGTTCCAGGGCCTAATGCTAATTTGAGTGATGACGATGCTACAAATTGGACTGGAGATATCGATTTAGAAACGGCATTACAAGAATCTAACACTACAAATGCTACTATTATAGAATTCGATTTTATTACGCTGGCAGATCAAATTAGTTTTCGTTATCTTTTTGCTTCAGAAGAATATCAAGAAGGAGATTCAAACACATGCCAATATTCAGATTTATTTGGCTTTTTAATAAAACCAGCAAGTGCTCAAGTTTCAGATTATGAAAATATAGCATTAGTTCCTGGTACACAAACACCTGTAAAAGTAACAACAGTTCACTCTGGAATTCCTGGTGCTTGCAATCCTATTAATGAAACTTATTTTGAAGGATGGAATCCTGAATCTGCAACATCAACTTCTTCAATAAATTTTAATGGTCAAACGACTATATTAACTGCAACAGCAACTACTATCCCTAATGTTACTTACCATGTGAAACTGGTAATTGCAGACGAGCAAAATTACCGTTTCGATTCTGCTGTTTTTCTAGAAGCTGGAAGTTTTGAGTTAAATACAGATTTAGGTCCAGACAGACTATTAGCAACCAATAACCCTGTTTGTGGCACAGAAACGATTACTCTAGATGCTACACAAACTGGAATACCAACTTACACTTGGTTTCAAGATGGTGTCCAGCAAACTACAGAAACATCAAATACACTTGATGTTGTAGGAACTGGAACTTATAATGTGGAAGTAACCTTGGATAATGGTTGTATTTCTTATGGAGAAATTACTCTAGAATATGCTCCACTTCCAAATATTTCTAATACAACACTTTTTGAATGTGATGCCAATCAAGATGGTTTTACGACTTATAACCTATATGATGCCTCAGATAGTGTTACAAATAATGATACAGATTTAGGTGTTTTAGATTTCTACACATCTTCTGCAGATGCCAATTTGGAAACTAATCCCATTACAAATCCAAATAATTTTAATAACACTTCGGTTACACAGCCTGTTTATGCTTTAGTGGTTAGCCAAACATCTGGTTGTAAAGCTATAGCTGAAGTGATTTTAGATATCTCAACAAATACGCTAACCTTACAAGATGTTAATGCTTGCGATGATGAAATAGTAGATGGTTTTTCAACCTTTAATTTGAATGACGTTAGAACTACTTTACAATTTCAAGTTCCGGCAAATGCAACGATAACATTTTACACCTCTAGTGCTGATGCTTTTACTGAAACAAATAGCATAAACGGAAACTTCAGCAATACAATTCAAGATTCTCAAACCATTTTTGTAAAAGTAGTTACAGATACAAACCAGTGTTATGCCATTTCAGAATTAACACTTAATATTCTATTTACTCCACAATTACCGGAAGACGAATCGTTTTTATATTGCTTAAATAGTTTTCCAAACACCATAAATTTAGTTGGTGGTGTTACAAACGATATTGCTAACAATCACTACTACCAATGGTTATTTAATGGAACAGACACAGGAATTACAACTCCTTTTTTTGAAGCTAACCAAATTGGAGTCTACACAGTAATAGTTACAGACCCTAACGGTTGCTCTAACACTAGAGATTTAACCCTAGTACCTTCTAACGAACCAACAATAGATAATTTAGAATTTACCGAACTTACAACAAATAACACTGCAACAATTACAGTTTCTGGTGAAGGTGATTACGAATTTGCTATTGATAACGAAAATGGTTTTTATCAAAACGAAAACACATTTTCGAACCTAGAACCTGGTTTTCATACTATCTATGTTCGCGATAAAAATGACTGTGGCAATACGTTTATAGAATTTTCGCTTTTAGGTTTTTTACAATATTTTACACCAAATGGAGATAACGTGCACGAAACTTGGGGTATTATCGATAATAAAAACAAAATTAAAAGGACTTCTATTTTTAATCGTTATGGTAAACTACTAACACAATTAAAAGCGACAAAACGTTGGGATGGTACTTTTAAAGGCCGATTGATGCCAACTTCAGATTATTGGTATGTTATCGAATTAAAAGATGGTACGGTTTTAAAAGGTCATTTTAGTTTGGTGAGATAG
- a CDS encoding T9SS type B sorting domain-containing protein: protein MKNYLPTLFLLAFTLQVAYAQQITIDDTQTPDQLINSLIEGCVEVSNISSSINGSVNGFTSYGFFQRGNSNFPFENGIVLSSGNVNSAGNTLNTNALNEGDTAWQTDPDLETALGINNTLNATSIEFNFTSATSSINFNYILASEEYFADYPCNYSDGFAFLIKEAGTTQPYQNLAVISGTTTPVNTSTIHEEIVGFCDAENESFFEGYNIGDTNFNGRTTVMSASASISPNVEYNIKLIIADQTDRNFDSAVFIEANSFTNSVDLGTDLSTCDASTTLTAETNNPQASYEWFLNQNIINGETTSTLTATSSGAYSVLITVPLNGTNCTFEDEINIVLNSIQTFPQLGNFSQCDDASNDGIENFDLTTLNTQIESSIPDSNYTITYHISNQNATDVINGFNTIDNTTNPQTIHIRSLDINSGCVYISTVVLIVNPMPTITAPSNIEICSNGSSEAMLTDSDSEITNNNANYSVTYHYSQVDADSGTNAIPSPYTPTNTTEQLFIRVIDVTTGCAIFTNITVEVLESPDVDNTPQQINACELDDDGLEIFDLTSVIVNVLQGVTNVTVSYHITQQDADNDVNPIANPTQFQNTTPDFQIVFIRIENDNNSCYEIVPIELHANILETGTNIRNFGACDEAPDDGQATFDLTAITDVIANDLQDIIITYYETEVDLNNNTNPIDDTILYTVQNSFQQLYLLIEDPDCTNTTEIQLNVNDSVTILNDAPVTYCDTNDDSLTSIELATFNSIVNIGIDSPMVSYFETEIDAEASTNILPPFYNNTVNPLTLFVRVADGVTGCYDVKPLQIEVLPAPSVNPASDFIICDNNQYGFSIIDLTTRNTQINTDATTVISYYLTQADANNSSNEIIDSANYNAETSTVFAKVENNTTGCYDLVPINILVNTLPNFPVISNFRNCETDGNQVSDFILIDKDAEILNGQTGKEVSYFEDSALTISIDKNSIYNNTSQLQIIYVLVENITDTNCFGVSSFLLEVGSEPIYNAPGDVNVCDDNSNDGIETFSLNNKTQEIIANSTDTLTVTYYVTLDDAQNETNAIVGDSFTNTVNPQQLFASIDNGTFCKGIATYEYNVIQVPIIGTAPNLTDCDTDMDGSVIFDLTQVEVDVLAIRQDNTIVNFYSNETDLLANTNQITNPENYTNISNPQTVYIEVYNTISNCGASVPFQLIVNLSPEIEPITEYPICETTGAIFDLTETTEALIGTQQNVILTFHSNFTDAQTPQNTLDTNYNYTSSNDIIFVRAEFAATGCFSTSSFSLIVNSLPALNLQDLEACDDDFDGFLIFDLAQQTPIILGSQNSNNFIINYFETENDALNNTNAISDLNYNAENEQVLYVSLENTTTNCFSTGSFNVYINRKPEVDITDQVVCIDNLPLVVTAETNIPSDGYLWSTGDTTAIIDITTIGNYWVTVTTAFGCTTTSSFSVTASQQALVDFEVSPDFQDPHTIIVETSGIGNYVYQLNNNDPQASNIFNNVPIGVHYITVIDLNGCEPTPPKKVFVIDAPQFVTPNGDGYFDTWHITGVSQLKGTVVTVFDRYGKLLKVLKHNDYGWNGRYNGHLMPANDYWFVADVVNGNEKFQVTGHFALRY, encoded by the coding sequence ATGAAAAACTACCTACCTACATTATTCCTTTTGGCCTTTACTCTGCAAGTAGCTTATGCACAGCAAATAACAATCGACGACACCCAAACTCCTGATCAGTTAATTAACTCCTTAATTGAAGGCTGTGTAGAAGTTTCTAACATATCAAGCTCCATAAATGGAAGTGTTAACGGTTTTACTAGTTATGGTTTTTTTCAGAGAGGAAACTCTAATTTCCCTTTCGAAAATGGAATAGTCTTATCTTCTGGAAACGTAAACTCCGCAGGAAATACGCTAAACACGAATGCACTTAACGAAGGTGATACTGCATGGCAAACAGATCCAGATTTAGAAACTGCCTTAGGAATTAACAATACTTTAAACGCTACTTCTATAGAATTCAATTTTACATCTGCAACAAGTAGCATCAATTTTAATTACATATTAGCATCCGAAGAATATTTTGCCGATTACCCATGTAACTATTCAGATGGTTTTGCTTTTTTAATAAAAGAAGCTGGCACAACCCAACCATACCAAAACTTAGCTGTTATTTCTGGAACAACAACTCCTGTAAACACAAGTACTATTCACGAAGAAATTGTTGGATTTTGTGATGCAGAAAACGAAAGTTTTTTTGAGGGTTATAATATTGGAGACACCAATTTTAATGGAAGAACCACAGTAATGTCTGCATCTGCAAGCATCTCTCCAAATGTAGAATATAATATTAAATTAATAATTGCAGATCAAACCGACAGAAACTTCGACTCCGCAGTATTTATAGAAGCCAACAGTTTTACTAATAGTGTAGATTTAGGCACAGATCTTTCAACATGTGATGCTTCGACTACCTTAACTGCAGAAACTAATAATCCACAAGCAAGTTATGAATGGTTTTTAAATCAAAATATTATTAATGGAGAAACTACCAGTACTTTAACTGCAACAAGCTCGGGAGCTTACTCTGTATTAATTACAGTGCCATTAAATGGAACCAATTGCACTTTTGAAGATGAAATAAATATTGTTTTAAATTCTATACAAACTTTTCCTCAGTTAGGCAACTTCTCTCAATGTGACGATGCAAGTAACGATGGTATTGAGAATTTTGATTTAACAACATTAAACACTCAAATTGAGTCTAGTATACCTGATTCAAATTACACGATAACCTATCATATTTCAAATCAAAACGCAACGGACGTAATAAACGGCTTTAACACTATAGATAACACTACAAACCCACAAACTATTCATATTCGCTCTTTAGATATTAATTCCGGTTGTGTTTATATTTCTACAGTAGTATTAATTGTAAACCCAATGCCTACAATAACAGCACCTTCTAATATAGAAATTTGTAGTAATGGAAGTAGCGAAGCAATGTTAACAGATAGTGATTCTGAAATTACAAATAACAACGCAAATTATAGTGTTACCTATCACTATTCACAAGTAGATGCAGATAGTGGCACAAATGCAATCCCATCTCCTTACACACCAACTAATACAACAGAACAATTATTTATTAGAGTTATAGATGTTACAACTGGTTGTGCAATTTTCACAAATATAACTGTTGAAGTTTTAGAAAGCCCAGATGTTGACAATACACCTCAACAAATAAATGCCTGTGAGCTAGATGACGATGGTTTAGAAATATTCGATTTAACAAGTGTTATTGTTAATGTTTTACAAGGCGTAACAAATGTAACTGTTAGCTATCATATTACACAGCAAGATGCAGACAACGATGTAAATCCTATTGCAAATCCTACACAGTTTCAAAATACAACTCCAGATTTTCAAATTGTTTTTATTAGAATTGAGAACGATAACAATTCATGCTACGAAATAGTCCCTATAGAACTACATGCTAACATCTTAGAAACAGGTACTAATATTAGAAACTTTGGAGCCTGTGATGAAGCTCCAGACGATGGTCAAGCCACTTTCGATTTAACAGCTATTACAGATGTTATTGCAAATGATTTACAAGATATTATAATTACATATTACGAAACCGAAGTAGATTTAAACAACAACACAAACCCTATTGACGATACAATACTTTATACAGTGCAAAACAGTTTTCAACAACTATATCTTTTAATTGAAGATCCAGACTGTACAAATACTACCGAAATACAATTAAATGTTAACGACTCTGTAACGATACTAAACGATGCTCCTGTAACATATTGCGATACAAACGATGATAGTTTAACATCTATTGAACTTGCTACTTTCAATTCTATTGTTAATATTGGCATTGATAGTCCAATGGTTTCTTATTTTGAAACTGAAATAGATGCAGAAGCTAGCACAAACATATTACCTCCTTTTTACAATAACACTGTAAACCCACTTACTCTATTTGTAAGAGTTGCAGATGGTGTAACTGGATGTTACGATGTAAAACCTTTACAAATAGAGGTACTACCTGCTCCTTCTGTTAATCCAGCATCTGACTTTATTATTTGCGACAACAATCAATACGGTTTTTCTATAATAGATTTAACCACTAGAAATACTCAAATTAATACGGATGCAACAACGGTTATTTCATATTACTTAACTCAAGCAGATGCAAATAATTCTAGTAACGAAATTATAGATAGTGCAAATTACAATGCTGAAACTTCTACAGTTTTTGCTAAAGTTGAAAATAATACAACCGGTTGTTACGACTTAGTGCCTATTAATATTCTTGTAAACACATTACCAAATTTTCCAGTAATTTCTAATTTTAGAAATTGTGAAACCGATGGCAACCAAGTTTCAGATTTTATTCTTATAGATAAAGATGCCGAAATTTTAAATGGGCAAACAGGAAAAGAAGTTTCTTATTTTGAAGATTCAGCTTTAACTATTAGCATAGATAAAAATAGCATATACAATAACACATCGCAATTACAAATCATTTATGTACTTGTAGAAAACATAACAGACACTAATTGTTTTGGTGTTTCCTCTTTTCTTTTAGAAGTAGGATCAGAGCCAATTTACAATGCACCAGGAGATGTAAATGTGTGCGATGATAATTCTAATGATGGCATTGAAACCTTCAGTTTAAACAATAAAACCCAAGAAATTATAGCAAATAGTACAGATACTTTAACGGTTACTTACTACGTAACTTTAGACGATGCGCAAAACGAAACAAATGCAATTGTTGGAGATTCGTTTACAAATACCGTAAACCCTCAACAACTTTTTGCGAGTATAGATAATGGCACTTTTTGTAAAGGCATTGCAACTTACGAGTATAATGTTATACAAGTGCCTATTATTGGGACTGCTCCAAACTTAACAGATTGTGACACAGATATGGATGGTAGTGTTATATTCGATTTAACGCAAGTTGAAGTTGATGTTCTTGCAATAAGACAAGATAATACGATAGTAAATTTTTATTCAAATGAAACCGATTTATTAGCTAATACAAACCAAATTACAAATCCTGAAAATTATACTAATATTTCGAATCCGCAAACGGTTTATATAGAAGTTTACAATACAATTTCTAACTGTGGAGCTTCGGTTCCTTTTCAGTTAATAGTAAATTTATCTCCAGAGATTGAACCAATTACAGAATATCCTATTTGCGAAACAACAGGTGCTATTTTTGATTTAACCGAAACTACCGAAGCACTAATTGGGACACAACAAAATGTGATACTTACCTTCCACTCTAATTTTACAGATGCGCAAACACCTCAAAACACATTAGATACTAATTATAATTACACCTCTAGCAACGACATTATTTTTGTTAGAGCAGAGTTTGCTGCTACTGGTTGCTTTAGCACAAGCTCTTTTTCTTTAATAGTGAATTCCTTACCTGCTTTAAACCTTCAAGACTTAGAAGCTTGTGATGATGATTTTGATGGCTTCTTGATTTTCGATTTAGCACAACAAACACCTATTATTCTTGGTAGTCAAAACTCAAATAATTTCATCATTAATTATTTTGAAACAGAAAACGATGCTTTAAATAACACTAATGCAATTTCAGATTTAAACTATAATGCAGAAAACGAGCAAGTACTTTATGTCTCTTTAGAGAATACAACTACTAATTGTTTTTCAACAGGAAGCTTTAATGTTTACATAAACAGAAAACCAGAAGTAGATATTACAGACCAAGTGGTTTGTATAGATAATTTACCGTTGGTAGTTACTGCAGAAACTAATATACCTTCAGATGGTTATTTATGGTCTACAGGAGACACAACAGCAATTATAGATATTACAACCATTGGAAACTATTGGGTAACAGTAACAACTGCTTTTGGCTGCACAACAACCTCAAGCTTTAGTGTTACAGCTTCACAACAAGCTTTAGTAGATTTCGAGGTTTCGCCTGATTTTCAAGATCCACATACTATAATTGTGGAAACTTCAGGAATAGGAAACTACGTCTATCAGTTAAACAATAACGATCCACAAGCCTCTAACATATTTAATAATGTACCAATTGGTGTACATTATATTACAGTAATAGATCTTAATGGTTGCGAGCCAACGCCTCCTAAAAAAGTGTTTGTAATCGATGCACCACAATTTGTAACTCCAAATGGTGATGGCTATTTTGACACTTGGCATATTACTGGTGTTAGCCAATTAAAAGGCACTGTTGTTACTGTTTTTGATCGCTACGGAAAACTTTTAAAAGTTCTAAAACATAACGATTATGGCTGGAATGGGCGTTACAATGGCCATTTAATGCCAGCAAACGATTATTGGTTTGTTGCAGATGTTGTTAATGGCAACGAGAAATTTCAAGTTACAGGGCATTTTGCTTTACGATATTAA